In Ooceraea biroi isolate clonal line C1 chromosome 1, Obir_v5.4, whole genome shotgun sequence, the genomic stretch GCTTTTATGTTGAAAATGTAACGCGTTTGAGACTTTTATAGACTCTCTGTGAAGTCATTGGGCGCGTTATAATGACTGTAATTTACAAACAGCGATATAAGAAATCGATTTGCTCTTCTCCAGGTGATAGATAACGCGATAGCAGCATTCTGCCTGGAGATAATAGCGCGGCACGCCGAGCCTGCACCGAGATTGTGCAACAAGGATCCACTCACCCTGAAGATGGGCTCATACATCCTCGAACTTTTTCCTAACGCCAAATTTATATTCATGGTGCGCGACGGCCGTGCCACGGTGCATTCCATCATATCCAGGAAGGTGGGCGGAGAACCTTACATGCAGATCTTTTCGTTACGTTTTCCAGAAATATATTCGCAAGATTATTCGTGACAGTTttgtcgtttttttttatcaacttCTCTTTCAAACAAAATTGCCGCTTGAATGAAagtttatcatttatttttccaattttgaGCATTATGTATCTTGAATATTTCATACGCGATGTCTTGTGTAACGTTCTTTCTTACGTATGCTTAAATATAAAGTTGTATAGACTTCGGCGATACACAGAGAATGATACAACGCGAATTGACGTTTTTTCTCTTCGCAGGTCACCATAACGGGTTTCGATTTATCATCCTATCGGCAATCTCTCGTCAGGTGGAATCACGCAATTTCCGTAATGTACGGCCAGTGTAAGGAGCTGGGACCGGAGAGATGTCTGATGGTCCCTTACGAGCAGCTGGTGCTACATCCACGCCAATGGATGAagaagatattaaatttcttggaTGTGCCGTGGAACGAGTCCGTCATGCATCATGAGGAGTTCATTAATAAACCTGGCGGAGTACCTTTGAGCAAGTAagtaaagaaagagagagagagagagagagagaaaagtggaAACTGTACATaaacgatattaaataaacgGGAGCCAacgcatataatataataaataaaacaatgttaTACCATGATGGAATAATGAGATACATTATTGatgttaaaatgtaatataataaacgcaATAAAATAACACTTTGTATAAGTAATGCGGAAATAATATGGCGGGGTAACAAAATGATGCCCCGCATTATTGATCGGTGAAGTAATGCCGTAATACGATTAATTAGTTTTTCACTTTATTAACGGTAAAACAACATAATTACACGACGAAATAATCGTTCATCAGTATTAAAACGATATTAcggaattaataaatgtactCCGCGTTATTAATGGTAAGATCATGTTCAACAGGGTCGAGAGATCATCGGATCAAATCATAAAACCGGTAAATCTAGCGGCACTGACCAAGTGGGTCGGTAACATTCCCGAGGAAGTGGTAAACGACATGGCGGAAATCGCGCCAATGCTCTCGGTGCTCGGCTACGATCCTTACGCAAATCCACCTGTCTACGGAGCACCGGATAGTTTAGTTAGCGACAACACCAGACGGTACGTGTCCATTCGTTACGCCATATGGTTATTACAGTTGTTACGTACAGAATAGCTCACAAAGGTGTTCGAATCGATACACCAGAAGCAAACCAgagtaaaagaaaatttatttcagaatACCGATTTGATGTAAATCGTTGCGAATAAAAGTATTACaagtgcaattaaaaattaaagctgCAAATTTATATGAAGAGATGGTTGTTGGAAAAGATGCAGTATTTAATAGCATGCATGCTGCGttgttttaaatttgaaatgtgAGCTTTCTACtcatatatttacttttaattacagAAACCTTTTCATCCTCgacttgtttatttattcatttctctcttctctttgtaGGGTACTGGCCGGCGAAAAAATTTGGGAGGAGAAAGCGCGGCAATACCATCTGTCTCACAGACCTGTAGAAACTAACGGCGGTAGCAACGAGGAAGCTGCCTCCAGCACGGTCCCCGTCGCGTGACCCCGCGTGATTCTCTTaggcgcgcgcgacacgtaaCCAACTTCCATCCTAAGTCGCACCGGCTTAGGAGACTCTCCTCTGTACTTGCAAAGTAAACTCGATGACGACAAGTCGCGCCGAGAACGATTAATCGTCCTCGCCGCATTCTAAATCCCCTCCGTTATCGCACCTCGACGACACGCACCTGGACAACGGATTAATCGATCATTTCTCGCGGTGTTTATTTACCATTGTCAGGCTCACGAAACCAAAAGACTTGTAATATTAGCCGACGAAAAAGCGCAAGGTGTCCCAGAAACAGAGGATAAAACTTTGAAATGAAACTCCGGCGAAGAATTTCTCGGCGGCTCGTAGAACGTTACTGTGAAATGTGCTGCATCGCACGCAGCGGAGtaaacatatttctttcagCGAAGAAAGAAAACTAATACTCGTCCTAAGATCCGtcaactttttaaaatttgacgTCCTCGCGAAATTTTCTACCGCAGATAAAAGGCAAAACTGGTAGTTCGAAATTGTTGTCGGAGAATTGTTTCCAAACGTACAATTCTTTTTACGTTAGAAAAAGGATTGAATGTTTAGGTTTAATCGTCTATTTCTGGGACATTATGTTAGCGATAGttacatataattgatattcttagaaatagtaatatatatgttgAATAGTAAAAGTATTATCAATTTGAAGTGCTCgatataaaagaatgaaaacgATTACAAAGTCCAATTTGACGACacaatttatttcaagtgcaatatattcatattaaaagtAGATCTTACCAGTTTTTATCATAAACACATTATAAAtcccaatattttatttctatttgatagggataaatttattaacgattaattatcAATGATTGAGAAGTAAAATTTGTCTAAAGAAAATGTTCAATTCATTGATTCTCAGCATCAAATGGTAATTCTTTTAGATTCATAGGTATATATGTATCGTCcagaattacaaatattttaataatattacgaaATAGAGCCCAAATTGATGATGATACCAGCGATCTACGATTACTGATATTGTAAACCGCGAGAACAATAGACATGAAATTCGTCGCACTGAAGAGTTATACGATCAAATAATTTCGTCATCGTTGTTATCAAGGATCGGACCTGCTGTTATTACTCCGACAAGTTTAATGGTTTAAATGAATCCTGTAAAAGTAAaagcagagatatatatatatatatatatatcggaaCAGTCCGGTCCtgtatttagataaaataacaaagcGAAGTTGAGCGATGTATCGTGAGAAGGGAGCAAACGAAAGCTAATTATTCCTGTTTACAATAAATACTATTTTTGCTCGTTGCTACGTCTGAACTATTCGCACAATCGAATCTCGGGCATTGGATTAAATAGTTCGATCAGTTTCGTTCTGTTCGAGCTGTCCGAACGTGAATCTCGGATGTTTCTACTTTCGAGTAGTTCAATCGCACAATTCGTtggaaaaatgtttgtatGAGCTCTAGTTCGGACCTTTGCTTTAATAAGCGACGTCGACCAACAACGGCCAGTGATCTTAAGAAGAGAAGTGTTTAGGATATTTAACGACGTGAGATCAACTTCAAATGCGCAAAGGACCAGAAAGTAAACGTTGCTTCCTTTTGTCCTTTACAAATAAAAGTCTCGAGTTGGTCGATCTAAGAGGATAATAATCTCGCGGAAGTTCTCGGCTTTGTGCATAACTTAAGATACGGTTGTCTGATATGTTGACGACAAAGTTGTGCAAAATGAGTTGATCAAgttaagtaatatttttgaatcGATATAAATCTAAAATATAGAGTTCTACGTCGCCAAAGATCGTCcatgtgttttatttatattgttcttattttttcgagaaagctcatttctgttgcaacaccTTCAATTATTGTAAGCGTATTCTACAAAGCCGAGAGATTCGACAAGATAGATTAGGTTTTTAATCCGTATTTTCCCCCACCGCGTATCGTTTACCATCGGTCGTAACGAATTGATGCATGAGATTTaatgacatattttatattcgccATAGTTTTTAGCTAGCGTAATTCATCGTGAGTTTTCAGCGGGTGACATTTAGTCCATATCTGTTATATTGCCAATATAATTATGAGCTTATCAGGAACTTTAAATTAGGTCGTTAGCCGTTATCGTTTGTTAAAcattatgaaaatttcacAAAAGTTTTCGCAAAAGATTTTTACTAACTAATGCGAGAAAGAGCAGAATCAGTTGGACGCACCATGCATATTAGAGCGAATTAAAATCTGTTGTATATTAATTGATCTAAGAACTAAAACATAATATAGGTGCTTTGATCGATGAAATGCTCAACATATATTCTGCTAAACTATCTGATAGTTGATATGTTAAGTATTTTACGATACAGCCATTCatgtatttattgtatatgcTATCTTTATACCACTTTGTCTATGGTAGTTCTAACTTTTAAGACTTTCGtggctattaattaattagtgttGTGCCAATGCTGTTAACAGACGCAGCATCTATCCAGAAGCCATGACTAACTGATTGTGTACAGTATAGTGTTTACAGAAGATTTATCCTCTTTAGCAATTCTTTTtgtatttgcaattttcagatactatatgtaatatgtaatatatgttttaCTTAAAATACAAGAAACATAATGCATAACATAATGCAACAGACCAATAATGCACGCTCTAATGCATCCAACTGAATTCGCTGAAGAATTATAACTAAGTAAACGTCTTTCGTTCAAGAAATACTTTAGTTTAATGtttcttataaatgttttaaaaatcgtTTTCCTTTAAAGattctttaaaagaaaaagaattgcgaatttttttttgaaattttacttaaaatattatttaatgaaaaagcGACGCGAAGCTGTCGGTCCaatctaatatttatatacgtgTACATAATATCCACGAACTCTTCTCGAGCGTGATGCGGCGCAGTTTTGTTATTCACCGTTTTTTGTGGCAATCACATTATACTTTTAAGAAAGATACGACGCCGCGCTGTGACTAGACACGCAAAGATTTGTCGAAATCTTAACTATCTGTATCGAATtgtgcaattaaattattttaatattacgcagttctattttattcaatccACATGCATCTTATTTTCAGTTCGCAAGGAATGGAATCAacgattattatacatttacaatCATGTACATTTAGAGTTTTGAGAAGTTGAAGAAGTCTCGTTTCAGTATAAACGagaatcaaattttaataaacaacagAGAGGGATGAGGCAGATaacaatatacaaaaatatagaaGATTCTATGCGACTATTCCGTCTAAATCTTGAAATCTCTAGTTTATCCAGTAGAAAATTTAGTAATTCAAATTACACTACAAATATTTCTATGAAGATGCTTTTCGATATTTTGCCTGCACCCAGACTCtgtacatttttaattgtttcccCCTGTTAACTTGCAATCTTCTGTCGACAAAGTTTTGTTCCTCGATGAAGCCATTATCGGTAAATAACGTTCTAATGTCCTCTGGAACaattaatactttttcgtataacgaatattaataaataagtagCCGAAGCTTTcacgaaattttataaataagtttCAGATATCAATAATCCGTCGAGAATCATTGCGGTAATGTATAAACGGAAAATTTCTGCATTTAACACAGTAAGAGTATATAATCGCtacgttaaaatatattttacaatattaaaagaaatatattaaaattctaagATGAAATATTACCTTGTTTGAAAAAATACACTCGCGTGCCGTCGCCACGCACATAAAAGTTCTCGCCGAGACAACTGCCTTTCTTAAATCGCAATTGTGCAAGATCGTATCTGCCGTAATCGCGGAACAACACTATTCCCCCCGGTTTCAGGTACTTATGCATCTGCTGTACAACGTGCTGCATTCTGCAAAGCATATTATAAAGAACCATCAATTAAATCTGCATGTATTGGActtgagaattaattaaaatagtcCAAACGGATTTTTCGGtcaattcaataataaacatgataaaagataataaaaaaagccaaaattaataatcaatgaTGAGGACGTACTTGTCAGGATGGATAGCAGATAGTACGAATATAAGAACGATAATGTCCAGGCTTTCAGGTTCAAAAGGGGTCGCCCACGTCTCCTGAGTTGCGTCAAGCACAAATGCTTTACACCTAAAATTGTAAACATCTTACGAATTGTCCAAATTACATACATAGCATTTGATTAGACAATTGTAGACAAATTAAAATGAGTTCAGTGCTCACTGTACCTGCTTACATCGTAAGCAGGATTCTGCTGCAGTATATCGATAGCTTTCGCGGAGAAATCGCAacaatatacaaataattttggatCTATGTTATATACGAGTACAGGAAACACGGTGTTTCCAACACCACA encodes the following:
- the LOC105280402 gene encoding protein-tyrosine sulfotransferase, with product MSLLLSRGGRKGPIACLVALIFIFVLYQLGIICSSTKYVPAAMMVSKEKYVVGPYDRKTYPYDRYMPLIFIGGVPRSGTTLMRAMLDAHPDVRCGQETRVIPRILQMKMHWSKSEKENVRLTEAGISKEVIDNAIAAFCLEIIARHAEPAPRLCNKDPLTLKMGSYILELFPNAKFIFMVRDGRATVHSIISRKVTITGFDLSSYRQSLVRWNHAISVMYGQCKELGPERCLMVPYEQLVLHPRQWMKKILNFLDVPWNESVMHHEEFINKPGGVPLSKVERSSDQIIKPVNLAALTKWVGNIPEEVVNDMAEIAPMLSVLGYDPYANPPVYGAPDSLVSDNTRRVLAGEKIWEEKARQYHLSHRPVETNGGSNEEAASSTVPVA
- the LOC105280400 gene encoding methyltransferase-like protein 2-A isoform X1, with translation MAERTTSDDDREMERPQFGTRNLPSHGDVFQHNTWDNVTWNEEQEKWAQEKVDENSAVTVSSDQLLKYETEADKYWDKFYGIHNNGFFKDRHWLLIEFPELAPNTVKQNIDRPIRAALTDEERSHGERHIKILDLPCNEGCKILEIGCGVGNTVFPVLVYNIDPKLFVYCCDFSAKAIDILQQNPAYDVSRCKAFVLDATQETWATPFEPESLDIIVLIFVLSAIHPDKMQHVVQQMHKYLKPGGIVLFRDYGRYDLAQLRFKKGSCLGENFYVRGDGTRVYFFKQEDIRTLFTDNGFIEEQNFVDRRLQVNRGKQLKMYRVWVQAKYRKASS